GGTCAACCACCGCGGCCATGCCGCCCTCCGCCGATATGCTGTGGGAACGAGGCCCACTTACCTTTGTCAAAACCGCCACCTCCACACCTGCGGCTGCCGCGGCGGCGGCCGCCCTAAGCCCCGCCAGTCCCGAGCCTACTACAACTACGTCGTATTTTAAAACCTCCACAGAGAGCGTAATTTAAAAAGTTATAAAGTTATTTTGTCATTATTTATAATTCCTTGAAAATTTTAATTATAGTTCAAGTCTTTTGAGCCTCGGAAGGCCGCCGCGGCTCCGGCTCCTTAGGCCACTTGACGGTGACCTTGACTCTCGCCAGCGACTTGGCGATCTCCTCAGCCTTCTGGAAGTCGTAGAGCCTTGTGAACATAATCTTCTGAGCCGCGGGGGACCCCGCGCCGTGTACAGACTCCACCAGGTACCCCACGCTCACCGACACGTTCTCCAACAGCCTCACTAGCCTAAGCCTCTCCTCGGTGGGTATGTCGGGGACGCCCTGCAGATACTTCTCAATTAGGTGTCTAATCTCTTCGTTTTTGAAGTCGAATTCGCTGGGGGCGGTGCCCACTATCCCGCCGGCGATGTCGTGGGCTATCTTAGCCACCTCGTAGGGGAACCGCGCCACCATGTGCTTCGTCACGTTGGCGTACATGGGGTTTACCCACCAGCCCCCATCGTCCAGTAGCTTAACCCCCTCCCAGCTGGCGGCGAGCCCCGCGCTGTACATAGACTCGTTTAGAAACACCATCTCCGCCAGCTTCTCCGCGACGGCCGGCTTATCAGCGATGCCTATGGCCCTGGCGAGGCCTTGAGTAGCCCCGATTATGACGTCGCCCAGCCCCGACTTGCAACCCCCATAGCCCTGTCTGTGGTACGACGCGAATATCTCCACCAGCGGCCCGGTCCACCGCCAGTCTTTGTAGAGAAACACACGGTCCCAGGGGACGAACACATCTTCGAATATGACCAGCCCCTCGTGGTGAGCCATGTAGGGCACGCCGTCGAGATCGCCCCCCTCCAGCCTCCTGGCGTCGTTTATCTGGCGCCCCACCACCACGGTGACTCCCGGCGTGTCTAGAGGCACGGCGAAGGCCACAGCATAGGAGGCGTCGCTCTCAGTCATTGCCCTCGTAGGGAGGACGATAACTTCGTCGACGACGGCGATCCCCGTTATGTTAGCCTTGGCCCCCCTCACCACTATGCCGTCGTC
The sequence above is drawn from the Pyrobaculum ferrireducens genome and encodes:
- a CDS encoding 4-hydroxyphenylacetate 3-hydroxylase family protein, translated to MGLRTGQQYVEGIKNRKHAKIYVMGKKVTDVTTNLFLKPSVESFKATFDAAFQEDTRDLARAYSPYIGEEVNRFVHIHQSPADLVAKVKLLRKLSHKTGTCFQRCVGWDALNTLYIVTHKIAAREGRAEYKERFMKYLEYVQRNDLALAGAMTDVKGVRTLRPSEQPNPDAYVRVVEQRDDGIVVRGAKANITGIAVVDEVIVLPTRAMTESDASYAVAFAVPLDTPGVTVVVGRQINDARRLEGGDLDGVPYMAHHEGLVIFEDVFVPWDRVFLYKDWRWTGPLVEIFASYHRQGYGGCKSGLGDVIIGATQGLARAIGIADKPAVAEKLAEMVFLNESMYSAGLAASWEGVKLLDDGGWWVNPMYANVTKHMVARFPYEVAKIAHDIAGGIVGTAPSEFDFKNEEIRHLIEKYLQGVPDIPTEERLRLVRLLENVSVSVGYLVESVHGAGSPAAQKIMFTRLYDFQKAEEIAKSLARVKVTVKWPKEPEPRRPSEAQKT